A single region of the Ziziphus jujuba cultivar Dongzao chromosome 10, ASM3175591v1 genome encodes:
- the LOC107410550 gene encoding serine carboxypeptidase-like 51 isoform X2, with translation MFWWLYRSPYRVEDPSKPWPIILWLQGGPGASGVGIGNFQEVGPLDTFLKPRNSTWLKKADLLFVDNPVGTGYSFVEEKDLFVKTDEEAAIDLTKLLEEIFNRNESLQKSPLYVVAESYGGKFAVTLGLSAVKAIEEGKLKLKLGGVVLGDSWISPEDFVFSWGPLLKDVSRLDNNGLQKSNSLAEKIKQQIKEGKFADATNSWSELEEEISSSSNAVDFYNFLLDSGMDPVSSLTTLGLSKGLAINRYSRYLSSLRSTPDGDGDLGTLMNGVIKKKLQIIPENVTWGGQGDYVFTELQGDFMRARIDGVAELLDKGVNVTVYNGQLDLICSTKGTEAWVEKLKWDGLQAFLSKDRTPLHCGNDSFTRGFTRSYKNFHFYWILGAGHFVPVDQPCIALNMVADITNSPA, from the exons ATGTTCTGGTGGCTGTACAGAAGTCCTTACAGAGTTGAAGATCCTTCCAAGCCATGGCCAATTATTCTCTGGCTGCAAGGTGGTCCT GGTGCTTCAGGAGTTGGGATTGGGAACTTTCAGGAGGTTGGACCATTGGACACTTTCTTGAAACCAAGGAATTCAACTTGGTTGAAAAAAGCGGATCTTCTGTTTGTT GATAACCCAGTTGGAACTGGATACAGTTTTGTGGAAGAAAAAGATCTGTTTGTGAAAACAGATGAGGAGGCGGCCATTGATTTGACCAAATTGTTGGAGGAAATCTTCAACAGGAATGAAAGTCTGCAAAAGAGTCCTCTGTATGTTGTGGCAGAGTCATATGGAGGCAAATTTGCGGTAACTCTTGGTTTATCAGCTGTGAAAGCCATTGAAGAAGGAAAATTGAAGCTTAAACTTGGAG GAGTGGTATTGGGAGACAGTTGGATCTCTCCAGAAGATTTTGTG TTTTCTTGGGGTCCTCTTCTTAAAGATGTCTCAAGGCTTGACAACAATGGATTGCAGAAATCAAACAG TCTGGCTGAGAAGATTAAGCAGCAAATCAAGGAGGGTAAGTTTGCGGATGCGACCAATTCATGGAGTGAGCTTGAGGAAGAGATAAGCTCAAGCAGCAATGCTGTG gacTTCTATAATTTCCTACTGGATTCAGGAATGGACCCGGTGTCTTCCTTGACAACCCTTGGATTGTCAAAAGGATTAGCAATAAACAGATATTCAAGATATCTGAGTTCCTTGAGATCTACTCCAGATGGTGATGGTGATCTTGGTACCTTGATGAATGGTGTTATCAAGAAGAAGTTGCAGATCATTCCAGAAAATGTGAC ATGGGGAGGACAAGGAGACTACGTTTTCACAGAGCTACAAGGAGACTTCATGAGAGCACGGATTGATGGG GTGGCTGAGCTACTTGATAAAGGAGTGAATGTGACTGTATACAATGGACAA CTTGATCTCATTTGTTCAACCAAGGGAACTGAAGCATGGGTTGAGAAGCtcaa GTGGGATGGACTCCAAGCATTTTTGAGCAAGGATAGAACTCCTCTGCACTGTGGGAATGATAGCTTTACCAGAGGGTTTACCAGATCATACAAAAACTTTCACTTTTATTGGATTCTGGGTGCAGGGCATTTT GTACCTGTTGATCAGCCCTGCATTGCATTAAACATGGTTGCTGACATTACCAACTCTCCAGCCTAG
- the LOC107410550 gene encoding serine carboxypeptidase-like 51 isoform X1 has product MDKFFALAAVSVVYFLPLFHGGIAIAARTPDGSEEWGYVEVRPKAHMFWWLYRSPYRVEDPSKPWPIILWLQGGPGASGVGIGNFQEVGPLDTFLKPRNSTWLKKADLLFVDNPVGTGYSFVEEKDLFVKTDEEAAIDLTKLLEEIFNRNESLQKSPLYVVAESYGGKFAVTLGLSAVKAIEEGKLKLKLGGVVLGDSWISPEDFVFSWGPLLKDVSRLDNNGLQKSNSLAEKIKQQIKEGKFADATNSWSELEEEISSSSNAVDFYNFLLDSGMDPVSSLTTLGLSKGLAINRYSRYLSSLRSTPDGDGDLGTLMNGVIKKKLQIIPENVTWGGQGDYVFTELQGDFMRARIDGVAELLDKGVNVTVYNGQLDLICSTKGTEAWVEKLKWDGLQAFLSKDRTPLHCGNDSFTRGFTRSYKNFHFYWILGAGHFVPVDQPCIALNMVADITNSPA; this is encoded by the exons ATGGACAAGTTTTTTGCTTTGGCTGCTGTTTCTGTTGTCTACTTTCTTCCACTCTTTCATGGAGGAATAGCAATAGCTGCAAGAACTCCAGATGGCTCAGAGGAGTGGGGATATGTGGAAGTCAGACCCA AAGCCCACATGTTCTGGTGGCTGTACAGAAGTCCTTACAGAGTTGAAGATCCTTCCAAGCCATGGCCAATTATTCTCTGGCTGCAAGGTGGTCCT GGTGCTTCAGGAGTTGGGATTGGGAACTTTCAGGAGGTTGGACCATTGGACACTTTCTTGAAACCAAGGAATTCAACTTGGTTGAAAAAAGCGGATCTTCTGTTTGTT GATAACCCAGTTGGAACTGGATACAGTTTTGTGGAAGAAAAAGATCTGTTTGTGAAAACAGATGAGGAGGCGGCCATTGATTTGACCAAATTGTTGGAGGAAATCTTCAACAGGAATGAAAGTCTGCAAAAGAGTCCTCTGTATGTTGTGGCAGAGTCATATGGAGGCAAATTTGCGGTAACTCTTGGTTTATCAGCTGTGAAAGCCATTGAAGAAGGAAAATTGAAGCTTAAACTTGGAG GAGTGGTATTGGGAGACAGTTGGATCTCTCCAGAAGATTTTGTG TTTTCTTGGGGTCCTCTTCTTAAAGATGTCTCAAGGCTTGACAACAATGGATTGCAGAAATCAAACAG TCTGGCTGAGAAGATTAAGCAGCAAATCAAGGAGGGTAAGTTTGCGGATGCGACCAATTCATGGAGTGAGCTTGAGGAAGAGATAAGCTCAAGCAGCAATGCTGTG gacTTCTATAATTTCCTACTGGATTCAGGAATGGACCCGGTGTCTTCCTTGACAACCCTTGGATTGTCAAAAGGATTAGCAATAAACAGATATTCAAGATATCTGAGTTCCTTGAGATCTACTCCAGATGGTGATGGTGATCTTGGTACCTTGATGAATGGTGTTATCAAGAAGAAGTTGCAGATCATTCCAGAAAATGTGAC ATGGGGAGGACAAGGAGACTACGTTTTCACAGAGCTACAAGGAGACTTCATGAGAGCACGGATTGATGGG GTGGCTGAGCTACTTGATAAAGGAGTGAATGTGACTGTATACAATGGACAA CTTGATCTCATTTGTTCAACCAAGGGAACTGAAGCATGGGTTGAGAAGCtcaa GTGGGATGGACTCCAAGCATTTTTGAGCAAGGATAGAACTCCTCTGCACTGTGGGAATGATAGCTTTACCAGAGGGTTTACCAGATCATACAAAAACTTTCACTTTTATTGGATTCTGGGTGCAGGGCATTTT GTACCTGTTGATCAGCCCTGCATTGCATTAAACATGGTTGCTGACATTACCAACTCTCCAGCCTAG
- the LOC107410550 gene encoding serine carboxypeptidase-like 51 isoform X3 yields the protein MANYSLAARWSWCFRSWDWELSGGWTIGHFLETKEFNLVEKSGSSVCFGTGYSFVEEKDLFVKTDEEAAIDLTKLLEEIFNRNESLQKSPLYVVAESYGGKFAVTLGLSAVKAIEEGKLKLKLGGVVLGDSWISPEDFVFSWGPLLKDVSRLDNNGLQKSNSLAEKIKQQIKEGKFADATNSWSELEEEISSSSNAVDFYNFLLDSGMDPVSSLTTLGLSKGLAINRYSRYLSSLRSTPDGDGDLGTLMNGVIKKKLQIIPENVTWGGQGDYVFTELQGDFMRARIDGVAELLDKGVNVTVYNGQLDLICSTKGTEAWVEKLKWDGLQAFLSKDRTPLHCGNDSFTRGFTRSYKNFHFYWILGAGHFVPVDQPCIALNMVADITNSPA from the exons ATGGCCAATTATTCTCTGGCTGCAAGGTGGTCCT GGTGCTTCAGGAGTTGGGATTGGGAACTTTCAGGAGGTTGGACCATTGGACACTTTCTTGAAACCAAGGAATTCAACTTGGTTGAAAAAAGCGGATCTTCTGTTTGTT TTGGAACTGGATACAGTTTTGTGGAAGAAAAAGATCTGTTTGTGAAAACAGATGAGGAGGCGGCCATTGATTTGACCAAATTGTTGGAGGAAATCTTCAACAGGAATGAAAGTCTGCAAAAGAGTCCTCTGTATGTTGTGGCAGAGTCATATGGAGGCAAATTTGCGGTAACTCTTGGTTTATCAGCTGTGAAAGCCATTGAAGAAGGAAAATTGAAGCTTAAACTTGGAG GAGTGGTATTGGGAGACAGTTGGATCTCTCCAGAAGATTTTGTG TTTTCTTGGGGTCCTCTTCTTAAAGATGTCTCAAGGCTTGACAACAATGGATTGCAGAAATCAAACAG TCTGGCTGAGAAGATTAAGCAGCAAATCAAGGAGGGTAAGTTTGCGGATGCGACCAATTCATGGAGTGAGCTTGAGGAAGAGATAAGCTCAAGCAGCAATGCTGTG gacTTCTATAATTTCCTACTGGATTCAGGAATGGACCCGGTGTCTTCCTTGACAACCCTTGGATTGTCAAAAGGATTAGCAATAAACAGATATTCAAGATATCTGAGTTCCTTGAGATCTACTCCAGATGGTGATGGTGATCTTGGTACCTTGATGAATGGTGTTATCAAGAAGAAGTTGCAGATCATTCCAGAAAATGTGAC ATGGGGAGGACAAGGAGACTACGTTTTCACAGAGCTACAAGGAGACTTCATGAGAGCACGGATTGATGGG GTGGCTGAGCTACTTGATAAAGGAGTGAATGTGACTGTATACAATGGACAA CTTGATCTCATTTGTTCAACCAAGGGAACTGAAGCATGGGTTGAGAAGCtcaa GTGGGATGGACTCCAAGCATTTTTGAGCAAGGATAGAACTCCTCTGCACTGTGGGAATGATAGCTTTACCAGAGGGTTTACCAGATCATACAAAAACTTTCACTTTTATTGGATTCTGGGTGCAGGGCATTTT GTACCTGTTGATCAGCCCTGCATTGCATTAAACATGGTTGCTGACATTACCAACTCTCCAGCCTAG